The Osmia bicornis bicornis chromosome 9, iOsmBic2.1, whole genome shotgun sequence genome has a segment encoding these proteins:
- the LOC114875100 gene encoding protein scarlet-like isoform X1, which produces MNGKFHETTIFWDNLTVAVPRKRELLRTIYRKLTRRPFEESLMILKGVSGCAVTGNLIAIMGPSGAGKTTFLATLSGRVVPTLGTVKINDQILPREIISKISSYLPQFDVLPTSLTIEEHLRFTNALKTDHNSRQRKFQITKLLFDLGLIDCKDTLIGKLSGGQRKRVSLASELITKPKILFLDEPTTGLDTFSAMQVVQTLRRISLETIVFCTIHQPCMDVYNLFTGVLLMSEGRTAYHGSIDDATKFFSSLGYECPVGFDESEYYIKLISPKYPGSSLINFDDDDEPAPNECIDKICRAFLQSSLAIIPEITNTSHLEIEPQRKAGCIVQFFWLTWRIWVQNRRTIFVDWISWICYFLSMTMVVTFYTGINPRTQEGVQNARGALYMMSSEISFTVAYSVIYELPGQLLIFQRENSVYDTGPYYCATFLGLIPKATLKALIFTTVLYLILITQVDFVNFLFYCLATSTAAICGTAYGLVFSSWMDDVDVVTSIMVPIDMIFLLTAGMFYNLRSLPTYLTCFKYFSMFFYLNEALSIIYWSRVDYIDCQTPSDLPCLRNGTEVMFEYGFGNSNFYWDLIGLIILTVSMNLVGYFGLRRRRKLGAIY; this is translated from the exons ATGAATGGGAAATTTCACGAAACCACCATTTTCTGGGATAATTTAACAGTGGCTGTGCCTCGGAAACGCGAATTATTACGAACAATCTATCGAAAATTAACAAGAAGACCATTTGAAGAATcattaatgatattaaaagGAG TATCTGGTTGTGCAGTAACAGGAAACCTGATTGCAATAATGGGACCCAG TGGTGCTGGTAAGACAACTTTCCTAGCCACCCTCTCCGGAAGGGTGGTACCGACCCTAGGTAcggtaaaaataaatgatcagATTCTTCCACGAGAAATTATATCTAAAATATCCAGTTATTTGCCTCAATTTGATGTGTTACCAACTTCCCTCACCATTGAGGAACACTTACGATTCACG AACGCTTTAAAAACGGACCACAACTCGAGgcaaagaaaatttcaaataacaaaACTGCTGTTCGATCTGGGTCTAATTGATTGTAAGGACACCTTGATAGGGAAATTATCTGGTGGTCAAAGGAAACGAGTTTCCTTGGCCAGTGAATTAATTACTAAACCTAAGATACTTTTCCTTGATGAACCGACAACTG GACTGGACACATTCTCAGCGATGCAAGTGGTACAGACATTGAGAAGGATAAGTCTTGAAACGATCGTTTTTTGCACGATACATCAGCCTTGTATGGACGTGTACAATCTTTTCACTGGTGTCTTGCTGATGTCCGAAGGGAGGACAGCTTATCATGGAAGTATCGATGATGCTACGAAATTTTTCTCCAG CCTAGGTTACGAGTGTCCAGTTGGTTTCGACGAGTCCGAGTATTACATAAAATTGATATCACCTAAATATCCAGGATCATCATTAATCAATtttgatgatgatgatgaaccTGCACCTAATGAGTGCATCGATAAAATCTGTCGAGCATTTTTGCAATCCTCATTAGCAATAATTCCCGAAATTACAAATACAAGCCATCTTGAAATAGAACCCCAAAG GAAAGCTGGGTGCATAGTGCAATTCTTTTGGCTGACCTGGAGGATATGGGTTCAAAACCGAAGAACAATTTTCGTAGACTGGATTTCATGGATATGTTATTTC CTTTCGATGACGATGGTGGTGACTTTTTACACGGGAATTAATCCACGCACTCAAGAGGGTGTGCAGAACGCAAGGGGTGCACTGTACATGATGAGCTCTGAAATTTCCTTCACTGTAGCTTATTCCGTGATCTACGAACTTCCTGGacagcttttaatttttcaacgtGAAAATAGCGTTTACGATACTGGCCCTTATTATTGTGCCACTTTCCTTGGACTG ATACCAAAAGCAACACTAAAAGCACTAATTTTCACAACAGTGCTGTATCTCATACTAATCACTCAAGTAGATTtcgtgaattttttattttattgccTGGCTACATCAACTGCTGCGATTTGTGGCACGGCGTATGGTTTAGTATTTTCCAGCTGGATGGATGACGTCGACGTGGTCACGTCCATCATGGTACCCATCGATATGATATTCCTGTTAACCGCTGGAATGTTTTATAATCTCAG GTCACTGCCCACGTACCTGACgtgtttcaaatatttttcgatGTTCTTTTACCTGAACGAAGCTCTCTCTATAATTTATTGGTCGCGTGTAGACTACATCg ATTGTCAAACACCCAGTGACTTGCCCTGTTTACGAAATGGAACGGAAGTGATGTTTGAATACGGTTTTGGAAATTCCAATTTCTACTGGGACTTAATTGGTCTCATAATTTTAACAGTTTCAATGAATTTGGTTGGATATTTTGGTTTACGAAGGAGAAGAAAACTTGGAGCAATATATTGa
- the LOC114875099 gene encoding protein scarlet-like isoform X2: MMFFDNNNMKHSAKYPTLPASSPKDLCLTWRNISYTVERKRNGGSFRVIFGLQHTEFVRLLNGVNGIVNSGMLIAIMGPSGAGKTTLLATISRRVKGRATGDILLNGKPVDTDQMIRISGFVPQTDLAIESLTVQEHMEFMACMKMDRRLRANIRRQRIMVLLGELGLGKCGNSKLSSLSGGERKRVTLAVQLLTEPSILFCDEPTTGLDSYGAMTVARTLREVAASGRIVICSIHQPASGLLEIFHEVLLLSGGRVAFQGSSADATEFFDSLDLRCPPTYNSAEFYVSQLSIVRGREAESYRKVNWICDQYQRSKYGQRVSKLIEYSCASTSENNELPLIFSDVSLTPRNFKKARGFTQLRWLTWRTYVDYKRNSASILLRFITYMIIGLLIASPYLDVAGKAMNQGTIQNMQGLLYLVVVETVFTFNYAVFYTFPRELPLLLRDIASGLYGPTPYYISKVVVLLPGAIVQPLLYSGFIFSITGLKGGCLGFIYFALPVVICAISASALGCFLSASFKSVDTASLFSVPLDFLGLMFCGIYLHLGHLAPGISWLKYLSQFYYGLEAVSLTQWLLIDDISCSPDPEEPCISSGLGVLEKYGYLPYHYTMDLIGLLAIYSFSHLAGFLVIKYRSRQEPVY; this comes from the exons ATGATGTTCTTTGACAATAATAAC ATGAAACACAGCGCGAAGTATCCTACGCTGCCGGCAAGCTCGCCAAAGGATTTGTGTTTGACTTGGAGGAATATTTCTTACACGGTTgagagaaaaaggaacggAGGTAGCTTTCGAGTGATTTTCGGTTTGCAACATACGGAATTTGTTCGATTATTGAACGGAG TCAATGGTATAGTTAATTCTGGAATGTTGATAGCTATTATGGGACCAAG CGGTGCTGGAAAAACTACGTTGCTCGCAACGATCAGTCGACGTGTTAAAG GTCGGGCCACAGGTGACATTTTGTTAAATGGGAAACCTGTAGACACTGACCAAATGATAAGGATATCAGGATTTGTTCCGCAAACAGACCTAGCTATCGAATCGCTGACAGTCCAAGAACACATGGAATTTATG GCGTGCATGAAAATGGACAGGAGGCTTCGGGCGAACATCAGAAGGCAGCGTATAATGGTTTTGTTGGGAGAACTCGGACTGGGAAAATGTGGAAACTCGAAACTTTCATCTTTGTCCGGCGGTGAGAGGAAAAGGGTCACTTTAGCCGTTCAA CTACTCACCGAGCCGAGTATTCTATTTTGCGACGAACCAACCACGGGGTTGGATAGTTACGGTGCCATGACGGTGGCGAGGACACTCAGGGAGGTCGCTGCCAGCGGAAGAATCGTCATCTGTTCTATACATCAACCAGCTTCCGGtcttttggaaatttttcacgAGGTTCTTCTGCTTTCTGGGGGTAGAGTTGCTTTTCAAGGTTCCTCTGCCGACGCCACGGAATTTTTCGATAG TTTGGATCTTCGTTGTCCTCCAACATACAACAGCGCGGAATTTTACGTGTCTCAATTGTCGATCGTTCGCGGTAGAGAAGCTGAAAGTTATCGAAAG GTAAATTGGATTTGCGACCAATATCAAAGATCGAAGTACGGGCAAAGGGTATCGAAATTGATCGAATATTCTTGCGCAAGCACGTCAGAGAACAACGAGCTTCCTTTGATCTTTTCGGATGTCTCTTTGACTCCTCGAAATTTCAAGAAAGCTCGTGGATTCACGCAATTACGTTGGCTAACGTGGCGAACGTACGTCGATTACAAAAGGAACTCCGCTTCCATTCTCCTGCGATTTATAACTTACATG ATCATAGGACTGCTAATAGCATCTCCTTACTTGGACGTGGCAGGAAAAGCCATGAATCAGGGCACTATACAAAATATGCAAGGTCTTTTGTACCTAGTGGTCGTCGAGACAGTTTTCACCTTTAATTACGCTGTTTTTTATACTTTTCCGAGAGAATTACCGCTTTTATTGCGCGACATTGCCAGTGGACTTTATGGTCCGACACCGTATTACATCAGCAAGGTTGTCGTTCTG CTACCAGGCGCTATAGTGCAACCATTGCTCTACAGTGGATTCATATTCTCGATCACAGGACTAAAGGGTGGATGTTTAGGATTTATCTACTTTGCACTGCCAGTAGTAATCTGTGCCATTTCCGCTTCCGCTCTTG GTTGTTTCTTATCAGCCTCGTTTAAATCAGTGGACACTGCCTCTTTGTTTTCTGTGCCTTTGGATTTCCTTGGTCTGATGTTTTGTGGTATCTACTTGCATCTCGG ACATTTAGCACCTGGTATCTCCTGGTTAAAGTACTTATCACAATTTTATTACGGTCTCGAGGCAGTCTCTTTAACGCAGTGGCTGTTAATTGATGACataa GCTGTTCTCCGGATCCGGAAGAGCCTTGCATATCCAGTGGATTGGGTGTCCTTGAGAAATATGGCTATTTACCATACCATTACACGATGGATTTAATCGGTCTTCTGGCGATATATTCGTTCAGTCATTTAGCTGGTTTCTTGGTGATTAAATACAGAAGTCGTCAAGAACCTGTCTACTAA
- the LOC114875099 gene encoding protein scarlet-like isoform X3 — MKHSAKYPTLPASSPKDLCLTWRNISYTVERKRNGGSFRVIFGLQHTEFVRLLNGVNGIVNSGMLIAIMGPSGAGKTTLLATISRRVKGRATGDILLNGKPVDTDQMIRISGFVPQTDLAIESLTVQEHMEFMACMKMDRRLRANIRRQRIMVLLGELGLGKCGNSKLSSLSGGERKRVTLAVQLLTEPSILFCDEPTTGLDSYGAMTVARTLREVAASGRIVICSIHQPASGLLEIFHEVLLLSGGRVAFQGSSADATEFFDSLDLRCPPTYNSAEFYVSQLSIVRGREAESYRKVNWICDQYQRSKYGQRVSKLIEYSCASTSENNELPLIFSDVSLTPRNFKKARGFTQLRWLTWRTYVDYKRNSASILLRFITYMIIGLLIASPYLDVAGKAMNQGTIQNMQGLLYLVVVETVFTFNYAVFYTFPRELPLLLRDIASGLYGPTPYYISKVVVLWIFDNFQLPGAIVQPLLYSGFIFSITGLKGGCLGFIYFALPVVICAISASALGCFLSASFKSVDTASLFSVPLDFLGLMFCGIYLHLGHLAPGISWLKYLSQFYYGLEAVSLTQWLLIDDISCSPDPEEPCISSGLGVLEKYGYLPYHYTMDLIGLLAIYSFSHLAGFLVIKYRSRQEPVY, encoded by the exons ATGAAACACAGCGCGAAGTATCCTACGCTGCCGGCAAGCTCGCCAAAGGATTTGTGTTTGACTTGGAGGAATATTTCTTACACGGTTgagagaaaaaggaacggAGGTAGCTTTCGAGTGATTTTCGGTTTGCAACATACGGAATTTGTTCGATTATTGAACGGAG TCAATGGTATAGTTAATTCTGGAATGTTGATAGCTATTATGGGACCAAG CGGTGCTGGAAAAACTACGTTGCTCGCAACGATCAGTCGACGTGTTAAAG GTCGGGCCACAGGTGACATTTTGTTAAATGGGAAACCTGTAGACACTGACCAAATGATAAGGATATCAGGATTTGTTCCGCAAACAGACCTAGCTATCGAATCGCTGACAGTCCAAGAACACATGGAATTTATG GCGTGCATGAAAATGGACAGGAGGCTTCGGGCGAACATCAGAAGGCAGCGTATAATGGTTTTGTTGGGAGAACTCGGACTGGGAAAATGTGGAAACTCGAAACTTTCATCTTTGTCCGGCGGTGAGAGGAAAAGGGTCACTTTAGCCGTTCAA CTACTCACCGAGCCGAGTATTCTATTTTGCGACGAACCAACCACGGGGTTGGATAGTTACGGTGCCATGACGGTGGCGAGGACACTCAGGGAGGTCGCTGCCAGCGGAAGAATCGTCATCTGTTCTATACATCAACCAGCTTCCGGtcttttggaaatttttcacgAGGTTCTTCTGCTTTCTGGGGGTAGAGTTGCTTTTCAAGGTTCCTCTGCCGACGCCACGGAATTTTTCGATAG TTTGGATCTTCGTTGTCCTCCAACATACAACAGCGCGGAATTTTACGTGTCTCAATTGTCGATCGTTCGCGGTAGAGAAGCTGAAAGTTATCGAAAG GTAAATTGGATTTGCGACCAATATCAAAGATCGAAGTACGGGCAAAGGGTATCGAAATTGATCGAATATTCTTGCGCAAGCACGTCAGAGAACAACGAGCTTCCTTTGATCTTTTCGGATGTCTCTTTGACTCCTCGAAATTTCAAGAAAGCTCGTGGATTCACGCAATTACGTTGGCTAACGTGGCGAACGTACGTCGATTACAAAAGGAACTCCGCTTCCATTCTCCTGCGATTTATAACTTACATG ATCATAGGACTGCTAATAGCATCTCCTTACTTGGACGTGGCAGGAAAAGCCATGAATCAGGGCACTATACAAAATATGCAAGGTCTTTTGTACCTAGTGGTCGTCGAGACAGTTTTCACCTTTAATTACGCTGTTTTTTATACTTTTCCGAGAGAATTACCGCTTTTATTGCGCGACATTGCCAGTGGACTTTATGGTCCGACACCGTATTACATCAGCAAGGTTGTCGTTCTG TGgatttttgataattttcagCTACCAGGCGCTATAGTGCAACCATTGCTCTACAGTGGATTCATATTCTCGATCACAGGACTAAAGGGTGGATGTTTAGGATTTATCTACTTTGCACTGCCAGTAGTAATCTGTGCCATTTCCGCTTCCGCTCTTG GTTGTTTCTTATCAGCCTCGTTTAAATCAGTGGACACTGCCTCTTTGTTTTCTGTGCCTTTGGATTTCCTTGGTCTGATGTTTTGTGGTATCTACTTGCATCTCGG ACATTTAGCACCTGGTATCTCCTGGTTAAAGTACTTATCACAATTTTATTACGGTCTCGAGGCAGTCTCTTTAACGCAGTGGCTGTTAATTGATGACataa GCTGTTCTCCGGATCCGGAAGAGCCTTGCATATCCAGTGGATTGGGTGTCCTTGAGAAATATGGCTATTTACCATACCATTACACGATGGATTTAATCGGTCTTCTGGCGATATATTCGTTCAGTCATTTAGCTGGTTTCTTGGTGATTAAATACAGAAGTCGTCAAGAACCTGTCTACTAA
- the LOC114875100 gene encoding protein brown-like isoform X2, with protein MNGKFHETTIFWDNLTVAVPRKRELLRTIYRKLTRRPFEESLMILKGVSGCAVTGNLIAIMGPSGAGKTTFLATLSGRVVPTLGTVKINDQILPREIISKISSYLPQFDVLPTSLTIEEHLRFTNALKTDHNSRQRKFQITKLLFDLGLIDCKDTLIGKLSGGQRKRVSLASELITKPKILFLDEPTTGLDTFSAMQVVQTLRRISLETIVFCTIHQPCMDVYNLFTGVLLMSEGRTAYHGSIDDATKFFSRKAGCIVQFFWLTWRIWVQNRRTIFVDWISWICYFLSMTMVVTFYTGINPRTQEGVQNARGALYMMSSEISFTVAYSVIYELPGQLLIFQRENSVYDTGPYYCATFLGLIPKATLKALIFTTVLYLILITQVDFVNFLFYCLATSTAAICGTAYGLVFSSWMDDVDVVTSIMVPIDMIFLLTAGMFYNLRSLPTYLTCFKYFSMFFYLNEALSIIYWSRVDYIDCQTPSDLPCLRNGTEVMFEYGFGNSNFYWDLIGLIILTVSMNLVGYFGLRRRRKLGAIY; from the exons ATGAATGGGAAATTTCACGAAACCACCATTTTCTGGGATAATTTAACAGTGGCTGTGCCTCGGAAACGCGAATTATTACGAACAATCTATCGAAAATTAACAAGAAGACCATTTGAAGAATcattaatgatattaaaagGAG TATCTGGTTGTGCAGTAACAGGAAACCTGATTGCAATAATGGGACCCAG TGGTGCTGGTAAGACAACTTTCCTAGCCACCCTCTCCGGAAGGGTGGTACCGACCCTAGGTAcggtaaaaataaatgatcagATTCTTCCACGAGAAATTATATCTAAAATATCCAGTTATTTGCCTCAATTTGATGTGTTACCAACTTCCCTCACCATTGAGGAACACTTACGATTCACG AACGCTTTAAAAACGGACCACAACTCGAGgcaaagaaaatttcaaataacaaaACTGCTGTTCGATCTGGGTCTAATTGATTGTAAGGACACCTTGATAGGGAAATTATCTGGTGGTCAAAGGAAACGAGTTTCCTTGGCCAGTGAATTAATTACTAAACCTAAGATACTTTTCCTTGATGAACCGACAACTG GACTGGACACATTCTCAGCGATGCAAGTGGTACAGACATTGAGAAGGATAAGTCTTGAAACGATCGTTTTTTGCACGATACATCAGCCTTGTATGGACGTGTACAATCTTTTCACTGGTGTCTTGCTGATGTCCGAAGGGAGGACAGCTTATCATGGAAGTATCGATGATGCTACGAAATTTTTCTCCAG GAAAGCTGGGTGCATAGTGCAATTCTTTTGGCTGACCTGGAGGATATGGGTTCAAAACCGAAGAACAATTTTCGTAGACTGGATTTCATGGATATGTTATTTC CTTTCGATGACGATGGTGGTGACTTTTTACACGGGAATTAATCCACGCACTCAAGAGGGTGTGCAGAACGCAAGGGGTGCACTGTACATGATGAGCTCTGAAATTTCCTTCACTGTAGCTTATTCCGTGATCTACGAACTTCCTGGacagcttttaatttttcaacgtGAAAATAGCGTTTACGATACTGGCCCTTATTATTGTGCCACTTTCCTTGGACTG ATACCAAAAGCAACACTAAAAGCACTAATTTTCACAACAGTGCTGTATCTCATACTAATCACTCAAGTAGATTtcgtgaattttttattttattgccTGGCTACATCAACTGCTGCGATTTGTGGCACGGCGTATGGTTTAGTATTTTCCAGCTGGATGGATGACGTCGACGTGGTCACGTCCATCATGGTACCCATCGATATGATATTCCTGTTAACCGCTGGAATGTTTTATAATCTCAG GTCACTGCCCACGTACCTGACgtgtttcaaatatttttcgatGTTCTTTTACCTGAACGAAGCTCTCTCTATAATTTATTGGTCGCGTGTAGACTACATCg ATTGTCAAACACCCAGTGACTTGCCCTGTTTACGAAATGGAACGGAAGTGATGTTTGAATACGGTTTTGGAAATTCCAATTTCTACTGGGACTTAATTGGTCTCATAATTTTAACAGTTTCAATGAATTTGGTTGGATATTTTGGTTTACGAAGGAGAAGAAAACTTGGAGCAATATATTGa
- the LOC114875095 gene encoding odorant receptor 13a-like: MQKERYTDTSIKLSTFYMKCVGLWIAENHTEEHQRKVAIFYTIWITLFSLVVECREFYFSWGDLNSILYVSCNILSCCLTVFKLYVILAHKLEFINLIVYMRDHFWNGKYDLQEKVILAECRKICTFFTISVTFIGECAVVAYVVTAVVSNIGKNESDRILIFNMWSRSLSITPYYESMFFLQMLSLYHIGVCYFCFDNLFCILSVHVASQFRILQYRFEKLCATDQERNEILTSAHCTTEFYEKFKSCIRQHQVLINYCKLLEKVYTVMVLGQVLIFSVLICLFGYQILLADAPITRRTIFICLIFGSTSLLFMFTYSCHGLIEQSDKVAVAAYSAMWTILPMTKFGKMLRNDLLMVIQRSRRVCCMTACGFFPVSLETFTTILSTAASYFTLLRNNADNT; the protein is encoded by the exons ATGCAAAAGGAGAGGTACACGGATACGTCGATCAAATTGTCAACCTTCTACATGAAGTGCGTCGGCTTATGGATAGCGGAAAATCACACGGAGGAACATCAAAGGAAAGTGGCTATATTTTACACCATTTGGATTACTTTGTTTTCTTTGGTCGTTGAGTGCAGAGAGTTCTATTTCTCTTGGGGAGATCTTAAT TCTATACTTTACGTGAGTTGCAACATTCTAAGCTGTTGCCTAACTGTGTTCAAATTATACGTTATACTAGCGCACAAATTAGagttcattaatttaattgtgtACATGCGCGATCATTTTTGGAATGGTAAATACGATCTTCAGGAGAAAGTGATTCTAGCTGAGTGCAGAAAAATTTGCACATTTTTCACTATTTCTGTCACTTTCATCGGTGAATGTGCAGTTGTCGCTTATGTTGTGACGGCAGTCGTAT cGAATATAGGGAAGAATGAATCGGACAGGATACTAATATTTAATATGTGGTCAAGATCACTGTCAATAACGCCTTACTACGAGAGCATGTTTTTTCTTCAG ATGTTAAGTTTGTATCACATCGGAGTGTGTTACTTTTGTTTTGACAATCTGTTTTGTATTTTAAGCGTACACGTAGCTAGTCAGTTTCGTATACTTCAATATAGATTCGAAAAATTGTGCGCTACGGATCAAGAAAGAAACGAGATATTGACTTCCGCACATTGTACTACAGAATTTTACGAGAAATTTAAAAGTTGCATAAGACAACACCAAGTGCTCATTAACTATTGCAAGTTGCTTGAAAAAGTGTACACGGTAATGGTCCTTGGACAAGTGTTGATCTTCAGTGTACTGATATGTTTGTTTGGATACCAAATATTATTG GCGGATGCTCCCATTACAAGACGTACCATTTTCATATGCCTCATTTTTGGCAGCACGTCTTTACTGTTTATGTTCACTTATAGTTGCCACGGTTTAATCGAGCAAAGTGACAAAGTTGCTGTGGCAGCGTACTCGGCGATGTGGACCATTTTGCCGATGACGAAATTTGGTAAAATGCTTCGAAATGATTTGTTAATGGTCATACAGAGATCCAGACGAGTCTGTTGTATGACTGCATGCGGATTCTTTCCAGTATCATTAGAAACTTTCACAACG ATTCTAAGTACTGCGGCATCGTATTTTACATTACTAAGAAACAATGCAGATAATACATAA
- the LOC114875099 gene encoding protein scarlet-like isoform X1 yields MMFFDNNNMKHSAKYPTLPASSPKDLCLTWRNISYTVERKRNGGSFRVIFGLQHTEFVRLLNGVNGIVNSGMLIAIMGPSGAGKTTLLATISRRVKGRATGDILLNGKPVDTDQMIRISGFVPQTDLAIESLTVQEHMEFMACMKMDRRLRANIRRQRIMVLLGELGLGKCGNSKLSSLSGGERKRVTLAVQLLTEPSILFCDEPTTGLDSYGAMTVARTLREVAASGRIVICSIHQPASGLLEIFHEVLLLSGGRVAFQGSSADATEFFDSLDLRCPPTYNSAEFYVSQLSIVRGREAESYRKVNWICDQYQRSKYGQRVSKLIEYSCASTSENNELPLIFSDVSLTPRNFKKARGFTQLRWLTWRTYVDYKRNSASILLRFITYMIIGLLIASPYLDVAGKAMNQGTIQNMQGLLYLVVVETVFTFNYAVFYTFPRELPLLLRDIASGLYGPTPYYISKVVVLWIFDNFQLPGAIVQPLLYSGFIFSITGLKGGCLGFIYFALPVVICAISASALGCFLSASFKSVDTASLFSVPLDFLGLMFCGIYLHLGHLAPGISWLKYLSQFYYGLEAVSLTQWLLIDDISCSPDPEEPCISSGLGVLEKYGYLPYHYTMDLIGLLAIYSFSHLAGFLVIKYRSRQEPVY; encoded by the exons ATGATGTTCTTTGACAATAATAAC ATGAAACACAGCGCGAAGTATCCTACGCTGCCGGCAAGCTCGCCAAAGGATTTGTGTTTGACTTGGAGGAATATTTCTTACACGGTTgagagaaaaaggaacggAGGTAGCTTTCGAGTGATTTTCGGTTTGCAACATACGGAATTTGTTCGATTATTGAACGGAG TCAATGGTATAGTTAATTCTGGAATGTTGATAGCTATTATGGGACCAAG CGGTGCTGGAAAAACTACGTTGCTCGCAACGATCAGTCGACGTGTTAAAG GTCGGGCCACAGGTGACATTTTGTTAAATGGGAAACCTGTAGACACTGACCAAATGATAAGGATATCAGGATTTGTTCCGCAAACAGACCTAGCTATCGAATCGCTGACAGTCCAAGAACACATGGAATTTATG GCGTGCATGAAAATGGACAGGAGGCTTCGGGCGAACATCAGAAGGCAGCGTATAATGGTTTTGTTGGGAGAACTCGGACTGGGAAAATGTGGAAACTCGAAACTTTCATCTTTGTCCGGCGGTGAGAGGAAAAGGGTCACTTTAGCCGTTCAA CTACTCACCGAGCCGAGTATTCTATTTTGCGACGAACCAACCACGGGGTTGGATAGTTACGGTGCCATGACGGTGGCGAGGACACTCAGGGAGGTCGCTGCCAGCGGAAGAATCGTCATCTGTTCTATACATCAACCAGCTTCCGGtcttttggaaatttttcacgAGGTTCTTCTGCTTTCTGGGGGTAGAGTTGCTTTTCAAGGTTCCTCTGCCGACGCCACGGAATTTTTCGATAG TTTGGATCTTCGTTGTCCTCCAACATACAACAGCGCGGAATTTTACGTGTCTCAATTGTCGATCGTTCGCGGTAGAGAAGCTGAAAGTTATCGAAAG GTAAATTGGATTTGCGACCAATATCAAAGATCGAAGTACGGGCAAAGGGTATCGAAATTGATCGAATATTCTTGCGCAAGCACGTCAGAGAACAACGAGCTTCCTTTGATCTTTTCGGATGTCTCTTTGACTCCTCGAAATTTCAAGAAAGCTCGTGGATTCACGCAATTACGTTGGCTAACGTGGCGAACGTACGTCGATTACAAAAGGAACTCCGCTTCCATTCTCCTGCGATTTATAACTTACATG ATCATAGGACTGCTAATAGCATCTCCTTACTTGGACGTGGCAGGAAAAGCCATGAATCAGGGCACTATACAAAATATGCAAGGTCTTTTGTACCTAGTGGTCGTCGAGACAGTTTTCACCTTTAATTACGCTGTTTTTTATACTTTTCCGAGAGAATTACCGCTTTTATTGCGCGACATTGCCAGTGGACTTTATGGTCCGACACCGTATTACATCAGCAAGGTTGTCGTTCTG TGgatttttgataattttcagCTACCAGGCGCTATAGTGCAACCATTGCTCTACAGTGGATTCATATTCTCGATCACAGGACTAAAGGGTGGATGTTTAGGATTTATCTACTTTGCACTGCCAGTAGTAATCTGTGCCATTTCCGCTTCCGCTCTTG GTTGTTTCTTATCAGCCTCGTTTAAATCAGTGGACACTGCCTCTTTGTTTTCTGTGCCTTTGGATTTCCTTGGTCTGATGTTTTGTGGTATCTACTTGCATCTCGG ACATTTAGCACCTGGTATCTCCTGGTTAAAGTACTTATCACAATTTTATTACGGTCTCGAGGCAGTCTCTTTAACGCAGTGGCTGTTAATTGATGACataa GCTGTTCTCCGGATCCGGAAGAGCCTTGCATATCCAGTGGATTGGGTGTCCTTGAGAAATATGGCTATTTACCATACCATTACACGATGGATTTAATCGGTCTTCTGGCGATATATTCGTTCAGTCATTTAGCTGGTTTCTTGGTGATTAAATACAGAAGTCGTCAAGAACCTGTCTACTAA